A DNA window from Aspergillus nidulans FGSC A4 chromosome V contains the following coding sequences:
- a CDS encoding putative MFS transporter (transcript_id=CADANIAT00003296), protein MGLGIVDVKGRQVPGTVDIYEKERVESQPSSYHTELKYDRSGSEPILLVPQPSDDPNDPLNWPLWKRDLTIFALSLVAVLCATTSSVMAAGTVTLSRYYRKSFMSIALLTGYHLCGTGIAGILIVPTARVWGKRHLFVLGHTLMVVSCVWAGASGLNYQSLLWARIFQGVALAPFEALTNAVVDDLFYVHQRGKRMALSNVAVFGAAFLTPVAAAAALPLTIFLVPETAFRRPNYLELDFQDRDRTESRQHAEFRKAQDEADSREPKQSSASNGESSLDVASQEPPTQRSILTKVSYVQTLKLFNGRKTDEHWWKLLLRPFPLFFHPAVLWACLIQGVIIGWTVFIGVTLAAIFMSGPLWFEEDKTGYMYAGAFIGAMVGLVLSGLLSDFMNNIMIKFNKGRYEPEFRILLVIFQLIFCGIGMYGFGITANDAAHYGWLPPDVFFGCVVSGMVMGAVASALYIVDAHRNIVIEAFTCMLIFKNIFSFVLTFYTYDWLVEAYVKKPFMAISSIQVAICALSIPMYIFGKWNRFFFSRYDILKLLRLW, encoded by the exons ATGGGTCTCGGTATTGTGGATGTAAAAGGACGACAAGTTCCTG GCACCGTTGATATCTATGAAAAGGAGCGCGTCGAGAGTCAACCCTCTAGCTACCACACAGAATTGAAGTACGATCGTTCTGGGTCAGAGCCCATACTTCTTGTTCCGCAGCCTAGTGATGATCCAAACGATCCACTG AATTGGCCGTTATGGAAGCGCGATCTGACTATTTTTGCTCTCTCCCTCGTTGCAGTTCTCTGCGCTACAACAAGTTCCGTAATGGCGGCAGGAACTGTCACGCTCTCGAGATACTACAGAAAAAGCTTCATGTCCATCGCCCTCCTTACAGGATACCACCTCTGCGGAACTGGAATTGCGGGGATCCTTATCGTTCCGACTGCCAGAGTATGGGGCAAGCGCCACCTCTTTGTGCTTGGACATACACTCATGGTGGTGAGCTGCGTATGGGCTGGAGCCAGTGGGTTGAACTACCAGAGTCTTCTCTGGGCTCGTATCTTTCAGGGCGTTGCTCTGGCTCCGTTCGAAGCTCTAACAAATGCTGTTGTCGATGACTTGTTTTACGTGCATCAACGGGGCAAAAGAATGGCCTTATCCAACGTTGCGGTATTCGGAGCTGCATTCCTCACACCAGTCGCAGCGG CGGCAGCCTTGCCGCTCACGATATTCTTGGTACCAGAGACAGCCTTTAGACGCCCAAATTACTTAGAACTGGATTTTCAGGACCGTGACAGAACAGAGAGCCGCCAGCACGCCGAATTTCGAAAAGCCCAGGATGAGGCCGATTCGCGAGAGCCAAAGCAGTCATCAGCTAGCAATGGGGAGTCTTCACTAGACGTTGCTAGCCAAGAGCCGCCGACGCAAAGGAGTATACTTACTAAGGTCTCCTATGTTCAAACCCTGAAACTTTTCAACGGAAGAAAGACCGACGAACATTGGTGGAAACTTCTGCTGCGTCCATTCCCACTGTTCTTCCATCCCGCAGTACTCTGG GCTTGCTTGATACAAGGTGTTATCATTGGATGGACGGTATTCATCGGCGTCACTTTGGCTGCTATATTTATGAGTGGTCCGCTTTGGTTCGAAGAGGATAAGACTGGATACATGTACGCAGGTGCCTTCATTGGTGCCATGGTGGGACTCGTGTTGTCAGGGCTGTTGTCCGATTTTATGAACAATATCATGATCAAGTTCAACAAGGGGAGATACGAACCCGAATTTCGTATCCTCCTTGTGATCTTCCAATTGATCTTCTGCGGCATCGGTATGTACGGTTTCGGAATCACGGCCAATGATGCCGCACACTACGGCTGGCTGCCACCCGACGTGTTTTTCGGCTGCGTGGTAAGCGGGATGGTGATGGGTGCTGTCGCCAGCGCCTTGTATATTGTCGATGCTCACC GGAACATTGTCATCGAGGCCTTTACGTGCATGTTGATATTCAAAAAcatcttcagctttgtcttgaCCTTTTATACTTATGACTGGCTTGTGGAAGCGTATGTCAAAAAGCCGTTCATGGCGATTTCAAGTATTCAGGTGGCTATCTGCGCTTTGAGCATACCTATGT ACATTTTCGGCAAATGGAATCGGTTTTTCTTCTCGCGGTATGATATTCTAAAGCTGCTAAGGTTGTGGTGA
- a CDS encoding uncharacterized protein (transcript_id=CADANIAT00003295), translated as MATVEQNPVQQRIPHTRSARLADQAATAALYVTHPERSLALRQPPSESDPAVSKAAGFGVRLSDASAAAALMAHARKQGPGLRHTASVSRATDRRKTESSPQGGYPYQAAMYALKDQSLPATHGNRKRAESAPSEAARASVGARASITATEGAGDPFDDLDTAMRASRIQNAHLDRKLFTATPPVAPELEELRRKSILEAASMSMAKDMYGVMEAKDGGLQSGTTTRSQRAASVPTRDSAALRQASMLMLGQAMNLHGVAEKRAAEKLADLEDEAAAYRSYYGVEPQGTRSSLALRRRRVSNETDQFDQERSREIRSQMSTLRSKLNAVDEKRNEKRQNDRASLLELARKNVDAAIQDMDKRLYSGEAEQSVALQKYLDEKAAERAQKGIRDIGTQYMLANKVNIGGRRYVDMSEIEDVARSRLKPTLDEIEDIAETQRARELEARLDEEQRQRLAAIEREREADIRAEEEQYLRQNARSKGEKAWPWKRRSRHLPSAESGADQVSDQPTKEGANGAAVVAVEAAHPTEQPTEPRASGAANIPEETARPTEQPAAHVAQQDSSAADVPVEAAQPRLEKTASEDSVLRRETKFKNWFKEKLGRRSSGPSKEPNGTPEPAQGTAAISEGEGTEHTNIPQETDIGRTETAEVHRQPAHGPVSDQDQSRRGPLRSNPVTAEDLNRRAGSVSDDMRKKPSEPTAEADSRGVAESSTQQQEKEDPVHELPAPSVEKVKEVDREDAEPLAPPPSMGDLVNKRRGSVNSAIRESRFSEDL; from the exons ATGGCCACTGTCGAGCAGAACCCCGTCCAGCAGCGGATTCCGCACACCCGCTCCGCCCGGCTAGCGGATCAAG CTGCGACTGCCGCCCTCTATGTCACCCATCCGGAGCGGAGCCTTGCTCTCCGTCAACCGCCATCGGAATCTGACCCAGCCG TTTCAAAAGCGGCTGGATTTGGCGTTCGGCTTAGTGATGCATCGGCTGCTGCCGCGCTGATGGCGCATGCAAGGAAGCAGGGACCCGGACTCAGACATACCGCATCAGTATCGCGCGCCACCGACCGGCGAAAAACAGAGTCGTCACCGCAAGGAGGATATCCCTATCAGGCTGCGATGTATGCTCTCAAGGATCAAAGTTTGCCGGCAACACATGGTAACAGGAAAAGGGCCGAATCTGCGCCATCCGAAGCTGCGCGTGCGAGTGTGGGTGCTAGGGCGAGTATAACGGCGACAGAGGGAGCGGGCGATCCCTTTGACGATTTAGACACAGCTATGAGAGCCAGCAGGATTCAAAATGCCCACCTTGATCGAAAGCTCTTCACCGCCACGCCACCTGTGGCCCCAGAATTGGAAGAACTCCGGCGAAAGAGTATATTGGAAGCAGCCTCCATGTCGATGGCAAAGGATATGTATGGAGTTATGGAGGCGAAAGACGGAGGACTTCAAAGTGGCACTACTACTCGCTCTCAACGGGCTGCTTCGGTTCCCACTCGAGACTCTGCGGCTTTGCGACAGGCAAGCATGTTAATGCTCGGCCAGGCGATGAACCTGCATGGTGTCGCCGAGAAACGAGCTGCTGAGAAATtggctgaccttgaagatgaggcaGCCGCTTATCGAAGCTATTATGGGGTTGAACCGCAAGGTACACGCTCGAGTCTTGCTCTTCGCAGACGCAGGGTTTCAAACGAAACGGACCAATTCGATCAGGAAAGGTCCAGGGAGATACGAAGTCAAATGTCCACTCTGCGGTCCAAGCTTAATGCAGTCGACGAGAAGAGGAATGAGAAGAGACAAAACGACCGAGCTTCACTTCTGGAACTTGCAAGAAAAAACGTCGACGCAGCGATCCAAGATATGGACAAGCGTTTATATAGTGGTGAGGCTGAACAATCGGTCGCCTTGCAGAAATATCTGGACGAAAAGGCAGCAGAGCGGGCGCAGAAGGGTATTCGGGACATTGGCACGCAGTACATGCTCGCAAATAAAGTCAATATCGGCGGTCGTAGGTACGTGGATATGTCCGAAATAGAAGACGTGGCTCGCTCCCGACTTAAGCCTACtcttgatgagattgaagacaTTGCGGAAACTCAGAGAGCTCGGGAGTTAGAGGCGCGtcttgatgaggagcagaGGCAGCGTCTTGCGGCCATCGAGCGAGAGCGCGAAGCTGATATACgagcggaggaagaac AATACCTGAGGCAAAATGCAAGATCCAAGGGAGAAAAGGCTTGGCCCTGGAAACGAAGATCAAGACATCTGCCTTCCGCTGAGTCTGGAGCAGATCAGGTTTCTGACCAACCCACGAAAGAGGGAGCTAAcggtgctgctgttgtcgcTGTGGAAGCTGCTCATCCTACCGAACAACCCACGGAACCGCGAGCTAGCGGTGCTGCTAATATCCCTGAGGAAACTGCTCGTCCTACCGAGCAACCAGCGGCACATGTGGCACAGCAAGACAGCAGTGCTGCTGATGTCCCCGTGGAGGCTGCTCAGCCTCGACTCGAAAAGACAGCTTCGGAGGACAGCGTCTTGAGACGAGAAACGAAATTCAAGAACTGGTTCAAAGAAAAACTTGGCCGTCGTTCCAGTGGACCGTCGAAAGAACCCAACGGAACACCCGAGCCTGCGCAGGGTACTGCTGCCATCTCTGAGGGCGAGGGGACCGAGCATACTAATATTCCTCAGGAGACGGATATTGGCAGAACAGAGACTGCGGAGGTACATAGACAACCGGCGCATGGACCTGTAAGCGATCAAGATCAGTCGCGCAGAGGGCCGTTGAGGTCGAACCCCGTCACGGCAGAGGACCTTAACCGTCGAGCTGGGAGCGTCTCTGACGATATGCGGAAGAAGCCTAGCGAGCCCACTGCAGAAGCAGACTCGAGGGGAGTTGCTGAAAGCAGCACAcaacagcaggagaaggaagacccGGTCCACGAACTGCCTGCGCCATCGGTTGAGAAAGTGAAGGAAGTAGACCGCGAAGACGCAGAGCCTCTGGCCCCACCCCCTTCTATGGGGGACCTTGTCAATAAACGCCGGGGCAGCGTTAATAGTGCAATTCGGGAGTCGCGCTTTTCCGAGGACCTTTAG
- a CDS encoding CFEM domain-containing protein (transcript_id=CADANIAT00003297): MKSHLLALILAVCLSSVIAQSLPGLPDCAQDCANGAIPSKCSPVDVECICATRSFIDDMACCVGKSCNVDDQKKLTSIVSQAALDFANGICGGAGVSDLPQSATCASDATSTTATASSTVTNTETTTTTAVTSSESDQTSTEAASSTSADTSTQTSTSTETETPASSEDTDGATPLRGKSVGVLAGIVAGIAFVL; this comes from the exons ATGAAGTCTCACTTGCTCGCCCTTATCCTGGCTGTCTGCCTGAGCTCCGTTATTGCTCAGTCTCTGCCCGGACTTCCTGACTGTGCC CAAGACTGTGCCAATGGCGCCATTCCCTCAAAGTGCAGCCCCGTCGATGTTGAATGTATTTGTGCCACTAGGTCCTTTATCGACGACATGGCCTGCTGTGTTGGAAAGTCTTGCAATGTGGATGACCAGAAAA AGCTAACATCAATCGTTTCTCAAGCGGCCCTCGACTTTGCCAACGGCATCTGCGGCGGTGCCGGAGTCAGTGATCTCCCTCAGTCCGCCACCTGTGCTAGCGATGCAACCAGCACCACAGCCACCGCTTCCTCTACTGTCACGAACACAGAGACCACTACCACCACGGCCGTCACTTCCTCCGAAAGTGATCAGACTTCGACAGAAGCtgcctcctcgacctcggccGATACTTCTACTCAGACTTCAACCTCGACTGAAACTGAGACTCCAGCTAGCTCTGAGGATACTGACGGTGCAACGCCTCTCCGGGGCAAGAGTGTCGGTGTCCTTGCTGGTATTGTTGCCGGCATTGCATTCGTGCTCTAA